CACACCGGGCACGGGGAAATCCAGGCTCACCAGCCAGCTGCCGGGCGCCATCTCGGCGCAGGCCTTGGCCCAGGCGCGGGCCATCGATTCGGGGCGCTGGAACAGGTACACCAGGCGCAGGCCCGACCAGTCGTCGGCCCACAGGTCGCCGCGGCGCACCTGGGCAAAGCCGCAGCGCCAGCGCGCGGCCAGGGCCAGGGGCCAGCTCCATTCGGTGCCGCGCAGCGCGGCTTGCGGAAACTCGCCATGCAGGGCCTGCAGGCCCTGGCCCAGGCCGCAGCCGGCGTCCAGCATGGCGGCGCCCTCGCCGCCGGCGGGCAGCGGCACCAGCCGGGCCAGGCCGTGCAGCGCGTCGGGCGGCGTCGGAAACAGCGGCGCATCGCGCCAGGCCTTCAGCGGATAGGCCAGCATCAGCAGGCCCAGCGGCAGCAGCCAGGCCCAGGCCGGCACGCCTTGCGCCAGCCCGCTGCCCAGCATGGCCACCGGAAAGCCGGCGCCCAGGATCATGCGCCGCCAGGTGCTCAGGCCCGGCCAGGCCATGGCCAGGGCCCCGGCGCACACCATGCCGGTGGCCAGCGACAGCCAGGGGCTGGCGCCCAGGCCGCGCAGGCCGGCGGTGAGCAGCCAGGCGCTCAACCAGCTCAGCAGCGCCGGGGCCGGCCAGCGCAGGCGCTGCAGGCCGTGCGGTGGCGCACCGGCGGGCGTGGCCAGGGGCGGCGAGAACGTGGCATGGGCCGGCATGGCGCCGAGTGTGGAATCGGCATCGCGGCGGCAGTCGGCCGAAAAGGGCCCGGTTCCACCGGCCGGCGTCCCGTCTGGCGCATCGGCTTGCGGCGAATTCTTCGTCGAACTTGCCGGTAAATACGGCAAATTCGACTGAATCAGCGCATTCGGCAAATTTGCCGATGGTTTTGATGGTGTGGCCGGTGCGGTGGCACGGCCTTGCCGCCGGGTGGCGCGGGGCGGGGTGGCCAGCGGCATGGGCACACGCTCCGGCAGGCTTGACGGCGGGGCCGGCGGCGCCGCCGCGCTCAGCGCAGCTGCAGCAGCTGGGCGTGCGACACCACCAGCGGCAGCGGTGAATCGTCGGCATCGAGGCTGCCGCGCACCGCGTAGTCGGGCTCGCCGGTGTCGCGCAGCTGCGGCTGCAGCAGTGCCGAGCCCTGGGCATCCACCACCACCGCCACGCGCGGCAGATTGGCGCGCAGGCCGCGGCCCACCACCACGCCGCGCTCGCCACTGGCCAGCCGCACCGGGCTGCCGGGCGGGTACAGGCCCAGCGCACCGATCATGGCGTGGCCGATCTCGTCGACCGTGCCGTCGGCGCCGCGGCAGGCGGTGCGGGCGGCCAGCACCGGCGACAGCGGCGGCCGATCGGCGCGGCAGGCCAGCGCGGCGGCAAAACGGTCGACCCGGCGCAGCAGGCGCGCGGCGGCCGCCTCGGGCGGCAGGCGCATCAGGGGCAGCGCATCGGGCGCCTCGTCATGGTGGTGGCGCACGATGGCCAGCCACAGCGCATCGCCCACGCCGGCGGCGGCCAGGGTGTGGGCCGCGGCCACCGCATGGGTGTCGATGCGCGCCTGCTCGGCCACGCTGGGCGGGGTGTCGTTCTGCGCCAGCCGGTCCTGCAGCGTGCGCAGCGTGCAGTTCATGGTCAGCGCGGCCAGCGCCAGGGCCTCGCCCTGGGCCGGGCTGCCGCCCAGGCGGGCAAAGGTTTCGCGCGCCACCCACCAGCACAGCCAGGCATGGCGGTCGCTGTAGTTGGCGGGCTCGTGGCTGGCGCGCAGGATCAGCCAGTACAGGGCCGCGTCGGCCTGCTCGTCGAGCAGGGTGGCGGCACGCTGGTGCAGGCTGCGCAGGCGGCCTTCGACGCCCGAGTCGGGGCCCACGGCATGCGGCAGCGCGGCCAGTTCGTCAGCCAGTTCGGCCAGCAGCGGCGGCCAGGGGTCGGTGGCCGGGCGCACGGCGCCTGCCAGGATCGGCTGGCTGGATTCGGGCGGCGCCGGCAGGGCGGCGGCCGCGGGGTCGGCGCCGGCCGGGCGATGGGCGGCGTCCGGGGGCGAAGGCGGCATCGTCATGGTCATCAGGCGGCAGCAGAGAAAAAAATAGGCGGCTTCCGTGAGGAACCCGCCCGCAAGGCACAGGGACTGTGCCAGGAGGAGACAAGCAGAAAAACTGTCGTTGCTGGGTTCGCTTATCGGCCGTCCGGCGCCGGGGCTCGAGTCCGGTGCCGGCCAACCGGGGGCGACAGGCTCAGTCGGCCATGCATTCCTGCACGCTGGGCAGGCGGATGGCGCCGGCATTGCGGCCCTTGCCGGCCCGGGCGGGCGGATTGCACAGGCCGCACACGTAATGGCGGGCGATTTCGTGCGGATGGGTCACGAAGTGGCCGGCGCACTTGCTGCACTTGGTCATCGTGAGCATGCCGTTGTCGACGAACTTCACCAGGCGCCAGGCCCGGGTGACCGAGAGCTGCGGCTCGAGATCCTGCGCGCCCACCTGCTCGAGGTAGAGCTTGTAGGCCTTGATCACGGTGTCGATCTCGTCGAGCGCGGCCACCTTGTTGAGGTATTCGTGGATGTTCAGGAAGAGGCTGGCATGGATGTTGGGCTGCCAGGTCATGAACCAGTCGGTGGAGAACGGCAGCTGGCCCTTGCTGGGGCTCTTGCCGGCGACCTCCTTGTACAGGCGCAGCAGGCGCTCGTAGCTGAGGTCGGTTTCGCTCTCCAGCACCTGCAGACGCGCGCCGAGCTTGATCAGCTCCACAGCGGTGTCGATCTGCTTGGCTTCGGTCAGGATGCTCTTGGTGCGCGACATGGTTCTCTCTCCAGAATTTGTAAGTAGCACGCAGCCACCTGAGTCCCTCTGGGACAGATTGCCGAAGGCAATCAGGGGCGGTCTCGTCGGAAGGGCGAAGCCGGATCCGGGTTTCCCGGGCCGGTTTCGTCAGCCCCTCGGGGGCGGCCGCCAGGCGGCCGGGGCCTACAAGTTAAGCGGCTTCCTGGTGGCGGCCGGCCATCAGGATGCTGGCGTGCAGGCGGCTGACGGCATCGTTGGCGGCCGACTTGCCGTGGCTGGTGAGCAGGCCCCAGACCATGTCGTCGTCGCAGCGCATCTTGCACAGCAGGGTGTTGCTGGAGGCCACCTTCATCATCTGGGCCGGGGTCAGCGCGGCGATCAGGTCGGCGGTGCCCTCGTTGATGCCCAGGCGGAACAGGGCCTGGTCGCGGTCGATGCGCACCAGCGATTGCGCCAGCATCAGGTAGGAGAGGTTGGCTTCGCGGATCTCGGCAAGGATCTGGTCGGTGGTCATGCGGTGCTCTCCGGTGCGGTGGCGGGTTGGTATGGGATGTACTGTAGGCAGCAGAACTGGGCCGGAACATCGGCCCGTCTCCGCTTCTGGAGTCCCGTTTCTTCCAAAGCTTTGTCAGGCAAATTCCTACAAGCGCGCGCGGCGGCATCGACTTGTCATCCATGGGGCCCAGCATGCGAGGGCCGCCGCAGGAGCGGCTGGCACAATGAATCGACACCCGCTGCACCCTGCGGCGGCCTGCGCCGCACAGCGGCCCGCGCCCGCGCCGCCCGCCCGCGCACGGGGTGTCTGTACGAGGTGAGCCGATGTTTTCTTCGATCCTGGATGCGCTGAGCGCCCACTGGCTGCCGCTGGTTCTGGCGCTGGCCATGGTGGTGGCGGCGCTGGTGGCGCTGCTGACGCTGAGCCGCCGCAAGCAGCGCCCGCCTGCGCCCCCGCCCCTGCCCCTGCCCCCGCTGGCGCCCCGGCCCCCGGCCGCAGCGCCTGCACCGGCGCCGCTGCGCCCGGCCACGCCGCCGCCCCCACCAGCGCCGCTGGCGCCACCCGCGCCACCCGCGCCACCCGCGCCGCCCGCGCCGCCATTGCGGCCTGCTGCACCGCCACCGCCACCGCGGCCGGTAACGCCACCGCCGGCGCCGCCCGTTGCGCCGCCCGTTTCGCCGCCCGTTGCCCCACCGGCCATGCAGCCGCCGCCGCCCGTCCAGCGCCCGCTGGCACCGCCGCCGGCGCCCCGGATGCCACCGCCGGCGCCCATGGCGCCGCCACCTGCGCCGGTTTTGCCACCGCCTGCGCCGCGGCAGGTGCCCCCGCCACCACCGCCCCTGGCCCCGCCGCCGCCGCCGCCGCCGCCGCCGCCGCCTCGGCCGCAGCCGCAGCCGCTCACCCCGCCGCCGCCCCCTCCCCCGCCGCGGCGCCCGCGGCCACGGCCTTGCCGCTGCTGCTGGTGGACGATTCGGCGGTGGTGCGCGCCAAGCTGCGCAAGCTGCTCGAGGGCGCCGGCCATGTGGTGGTGCAGGCGCGCGATGGCCTCGAAGCCCTTGAACTGCTGGGCCAGCAACGTTTTGCGCTGCTGATCACCGATCTGGAGATGCCCAACATGAATGGCGCCGAGCTGATCGCCGCGGCGCACCAGCGCCCCGATCTGTCGCGGCTGCCGATGCTGGCCATCACCGGGCACGACGAGATGCAGGCGCACCTGCAGTCGTATGCGCGCCTGCACGGTGTGCTGCGCAAGCCCTGGAACGACGCCGAGCTGCTGCAGCGGGTGCAGTCGCTGATCTAGGCAGGCATCCGCCCGCCCCGCTGCGCCGCGGTATCCCGGCGGCCTCGCGGCGGCCACGCGGCGGCGGTCTGGCCGGCTTTTGGCGGGCTTTTCGGGCTTTGGCCGCGTTGGCGGCTGCCTAGACTGCGATCCAGCGTCTAGTCAACCTCGCGCCATGATCCCGACCCCCAAGTCCCTCCCCGACCAGCGTCCGCTCCGGCCAGAGCGCGCGTCCGATGTCGGGGCCGGTGATCCAGGGTCCGGCGGGCGGTGGTCACCGAATTCGCTGTCGTTCCTGCCCCTAGTACCGAGCCCCAACGCCCCCGGAGCCCACCATGCACGTCAGCTCGATCGTCTGCCTTGACGACCTCGTCCGCGAGGACACCTGGCCCGCCAGCGAGTTCGTGCTCGATCTGGTGCGCCTGCCGATCTTCCATGCCAGCGGGTTGCGGGTCGGCAAGACACCGCACCGCCCCGATGGCCACGGCCTGAAACCCGGCTTCTGCCTGACCCAGTTCCGCGCGCTGTGCCAGACCGATGGCCAGATGCCCACCTGGCATGCGCTGCACCACACGGTGCCGGCCGCTGCCGCCGACTACCTGCTGCGTCACCTGCCTGACGACGCGCTGGTGCTCGGTCACGAGATGGCACCCTGGCTGATCCAACTGCTCGACAACGCCGACCTGGCCTGGATTGATCTGCGGGTATCACCGTTGCGCTTCGGCAGCGACCTGATCATGGGCTTGCGCACCAACCGCGCCGAGATCCACGCGGCCGTTGCGCCGCTGGCCCTGGGCACCACCGAGCTGGTGGCCGAGGCCTCCCAGATGGCCGCCCGCACCCGCCTGCGGCGTCGCGGCGAGGCGCAGCTGCGCCTGCCGGCCGACCCGGTGGTGTATGTGGGCCAACCCGAATGCGAACCCAGCCTGGTCGACACCGATGGCCGCATCGTGCGGGCCAGCGACCACGCCGACACCCTGTACCGCCTGGCACGGACCGGACCGATGCTGTACCTGGCCGATCCGCGTGCCGGCGACTTTGCGCGCATCGAGCGCGAGATGCTCGAGCGCGTCACCGGCCACCGCGTGCAGCTGTGCGAGATGGACGCCTACGAACTGCTGGCCTGCGACGACGAGATCACCCTGGTGGGCCTGTCGTCGGCCGTGCTGCAGGAGGCGCAATGGTTTGCCCGCAAGGCCTATGCGCTGCACGGCAGCTTTGCGGTGCCGAGCTTCGAGCCCATGCCCACGCCCGACGGCTACCTGCAGATCGCCTCGCATGTACTGCTGGGCGAGGCGCTGTGGAGCGCGGCCCTGCTGCAGCCACCGCGTGGTGCACTGATCAGCGCCCCGCCGCGCGCCAACCTGCTGCGCGAGCTGCGCAACGACTGGGCCGGCTACGCCGAGGCCACCTTGCGCGGCAGCACGCTGGTGCGTGAAGCCTTTGTGCAGGCCGGTGGCCTGCGCCAGGCCGATGCCCTGCGCCGCACCGAAAACGAACTGGCCCACACCCGCGACGAACTGCGCCAGCTGCGCACCGAGCTCGACCAGCTGCGCCGCGTGCTCGACGAAACCGCCCGCATTGCCGCCAACGCGGCCGCGCTGGCCCGCCCGGCGCCGCCGCCACGCGCCAAGCACGGCGCCACGGCGCGCAACGCCGCGGCCTGATACCTGCGCAACGCCGCAGCCGGATACACGCGCAACGCCGCGGCCTGATACCTGCGCAACGCCGCGGCCTGATACCCGCACCCGGGTGGCGGCCGCCTCGCGCCGCACCACCCGCCAGGCCACCCGCCTGACCCGCCATCGCCCGCGCCGCCGCGCCGCGATGTGCCACTGTGATTGCCCATGCTCGCGGCGGCGATGCGTGTGCCCCTCCCCCTTCTGCTGCTGCCCCGGCCCGACATGGCCGGCGGCGGCTTCGGCGTTTCTGGCGCGCCGCCGAGGCCCGCTGCGCCTGCCGGCGCCCCACGCGGCCCGCCGCAATGGCGGCCGTGATGGTGGCCGTGCCGGATACCAGCCAGCCAGCCACGGCGCCGCCCTGCCAGGCCGGCCGTGCTACTGACCGGTAGCACACGGCACGAGCGCCGCCAGCACCGCCAGCCTGACCAGCTCGACCGGCCCCACCGGCCTGGCCAGCCGCGGGCACCTGGCACCTGGCACCTGGCACACCCCCCAGCCCGCCCCGGCCCACTCTCGTGATCTGTGCAGCGCGCGCCAACGCGCCTGCGCCCTGGCAAGCGTTCGCCCGCCTGCGCGCGGCCTTCTGCCCCCGCCCTACCGGCCAGGCCGCCTGCCGGTCTGCCAAAGCCGGTGCCGGCCCCTGCCGATCTGGCGCCCCAAGGCCCCGAAATGCGGGGCGATTCGGCCCTAAACCCGCTGCCAAACCCAACTTGAGTGCGATTTGGCCAGTTCGGCGTGACGAACTCCGCATCAATGGCCCAAAGGCGTATTGACAGCTCAGAAAAAAAGGGAGCGATCCAGCCCTTAAGTTGAGATTCCGCCGGGCCGATACCCAACCCAACGGGCAGACAACAACATCTGACCGGGGTCCGGTTAGCCGGCCGATGGACGCAAGCCTCCCCTCGGGGGCTCGTCACACCAGAGGCGACTAGCGCGGGCGTGCCGACCACCAGCAATGGTGATCGGCGGCAAAGGTGGTGAAGACCGCAAGGAACCCCACCACTGGCGAAAACGCCGGCGCTTCCGCCGGGAATTATGGAAACGGAAAGGAAACCATCGTGCCTCAGACCATCAACACCAACATGTCCTCGCTGAACGCTCAGCGCAACCTGAACACCAACCAGATGTCGCTGGCCACGTCCATGCAGCGTCTGTCGTCGGGCTTGCGTGTCAATTCGGCCAAGGACGACGCCGCCGGCCTGGCGATTGCCGAGCGCATGAACGCCCAGGTGCGTGGCATGAACGTGGCGATCCGCAACTCCAACGACGGCATCTCGATGGCGCAGACCGCTGAAGGCGCCCTC
The genomic region above belongs to Aquabacterium sp. OR-4 and contains:
- a CDS encoding class I SAM-dependent methyltransferase, whose translation is MPAHATFSPPLATPAGAPPHGLQRLRWPAPALLSWLSAWLLTAGLRGLGASPWLSLATGMVCAGALAMAWPGLSTWRRMILGAGFPVAMLGSGLAQGVPAWAWLLPLGLLMLAYPLKAWRDAPLFPTPPDALHGLARLVPLPAGGEGAAMLDAGCGLGQGLQALHGEFPQAALRGTEWSWPLALAARWRCGFAQVRRGDLWADDWSGLRLVYLFQRPESMARAWAKACAEMAPGSWLVSLDFPVPGVAPAGVLRRDAAQPVWVYRIENRRPVAASSGSMPPPRRR
- a CDS encoding phosphodiesterase, yielding MTMPPSPPDAAHRPAGADPAAAALPAPPESSQPILAGAVRPATDPWPPLLAELADELAALPHAVGPDSGVEGRLRSLHQRAATLLDEQADAALYWLILRASHEPANYSDRHAWLCWWVARETFARLGGSPAQGEALALAALTMNCTLRTLQDRLAQNDTPPSVAEQARIDTHAVAAAHTLAAAGVGDALWLAIVRHHHDEAPDALPLMRLPPEAAAARLLRRVDRFAAALACRADRPPLSPVLAARTACRGADGTVDEIGHAMIGALGLYPPGSPVRLASGERGVVVGRGLRANLPRVAVVVDAQGSALLQPQLRDTGEPDYAVRGSLDADDSPLPLVVSHAQLLQLR
- the flhC gene encoding flagellar transcriptional regulator FlhC, whose product is MSRTKSILTEAKQIDTAVELIKLGARLQVLESETDLSYERLLRLYKEVAGKSPSKGQLPFSTDWFMTWQPNIHASLFLNIHEYLNKVAALDEIDTVIKAYKLYLEQVGAQDLEPQLSVTRAWRLVKFVDNGMLTMTKCSKCAGHFVTHPHEIARHYVCGLCNPPARAGKGRNAGAIRLPSVQECMAD
- the flhD gene encoding flagellar transcriptional regulator FlhD, which gives rise to MTTDQILAEIREANLSYLMLAQSLVRIDRDQALFRLGINEGTADLIAALTPAQMMKVASSNTLLCKMRCDDDMVWGLLTSHGKSAANDAVSRLHASILMAGRHQEAA
- a CDS encoding response regulator translates to MPLLLVDDSAVVRAKLRKLLEGAGHVVVQARDGLEALELLGQQRFALLITDLEMPNMNGAELIAAAHQRPDLSRLPMLAITGHDEMQAHLQSYARLHGVLRKPWNDAELLQRVQSLI